GAATGCACGATGGTTATGGAATTAATAAACGCATTGTTGAAGAATTTCACAGTGAAGGTGTAGAGTTAATTCTGACTGTAGATAATGGGATTTCCGCTTATGAACCCATCGCCAGAGCCAGAGAACTCGGTCTGAATGTCATTGTCACAGACCACCACGACATCCCCCCAAAATTACCCCCAGCTAACGCTATTCTCAACCCGAAACTGATTGCAGAATCGTCACCTTATCGGGGTGTTGCGGGTGTGGGTGTCGCCTACATTTTAGCGGTATCTTTAGCACAACAGTTAGGAGAGATTAAGGGCTTAGTTCAGCCGATGTTAGCTTTATTTACACTGGGAACCATTGCAGACTTAGCTCCTTTAACGGGGGTCAACCGTCGCTGGGTAAAACGTGGTTTAAAGCATTTACCCAAGTCTAATTTACCAGGAATCAAGGCGTTAATTCAAGTAGCTGGGTTACAGGTGAGGGAAGAAGCAGGGAGCAGGGAGCAGGGAGCAGGGGAGCAGGGGAGCAGGGAGCAGGGGAGCAGGGAGCAGGGAGCAAGGAAACCTTCTGCTTCATCTGCGAAAAGTTTAAAGCCTGAAGATATTGGCTTTCGCTTGGGGCCACGCATTAATGCTATTGGTCGCATTGGTGATCCTCAGACGGTGATTGAATTATTAACTACTGATGATATGGCGATCGCATTAGACCGGGCGATGCAGTGTGAGTTAACGAACACTAGCCGTCAGCAAATGTGCGAGGAAATTGAACAGGAAGCGATCGCCTATGTAGAAGCCGAATTTGTATCTGAACTCCCAAAAGACCGAGTATTAGTAGTTATAAAACCTAATTGGCATCACGGTGTAATTGGCATTGTCGCCTCTCGCTTAGTAGAACGCTACGGTGTGCCTGTGTTTATTGGCACTTATGAGGATGAAGGACACATTCGCGGTTCGGCTCGTGGAATTCCTGAGTTTAATGTGTTTGAAGCGTTACAATATTGTCACGATTTATTAGGTAAATTTGGGGGACACAAAGCCGCCGGGGGTTTCTCTTTCCCAGCAGCTAATTTAGAGATATTGCGATCGCGTTTATGTGAGTTTGCGAATCAGTGTCTAGAACTACAGCACCTCAAACCACTACTCAGAATTGATGCTGAAGCTGATTTCAATCAACTTAATCAGCCGCTTTACCAACAAATAAATGCTCTGCATCCCTGCGGTATGGAGAACCCCGACCCCTTATTTTGGACATCTGGGGTTCAAGTCATTGAGCAAAAAATTGTGGGTAAGGGTAACATTAAATTAACACTGAGCCAAACTATTCATGATCAACAGTATAAAATTAAAGCGATCGCCTGGCGTTGGGGCGATTATTTCCCCCTACCACCGCGAATCGATATCGCTTACAAGCTGCGAGAGAATCACTTCAACGGCAATACTACCATTGAGTTAGAATTACTCGGTGCAAGACTTGCCAATGATCATTTGAGTCAACAAGCCATCAATTCCCAAAGACTACCCATATCTGATTTATTTAATCAGTCCTCTGCGAGTCCATTAAAAACTAACTTTGAGTACAAACAGCGAAATTATACTTGTGGTATTTATCAAAACGATGTTTTACCAGAATTAAGAATTAAAAATCCTGAAGGCAAAATTTTAGTCATGCAACCAGGACGTACAATTGGTTTATTAGGCAACAATCGTCAAGACTCCAAAGAGATTGATATATCTCAACCACAGTATGACAACATTATCCAAGCTGCTCTTCAGGTATTATCGGCACTGAGTCCTGAGTTATGAGCTTTAAATGTACTCAGCACTCAGGATGTTGCAGTTTTACATATTGCCGTTGCGAAATGCCAGAACTGCTATTACTAGTGGTCCAGCAATGAGGATTAGTCCAACGGAAACTAGCTGGAAGATAACTTCCCAATTAAGATTGCTTAAAGTGTCAAACATTTTTTCCCTTGTCCTCTTAACTTTTCAAAATACAGTAACTTCAGTTGCAAAACTCGCCATTAATCATATCTGGCTGTGGGCTGTTACATTTAATTTACTTAACAAAATTATAGGAAAATAAATAAAATGGCAAACTGGCAATGTGTGAAACAATGTGGGGCTTGTTGTAATCTTGACCCCGCAGAGCGTCCAGATTTAGCAGAGTATCTTTCCCCAGCCGAGTTAGAACTATACCTGAGTATGGTAGGCGAAGGCGGATGGTGTGTTAATTTCGACCATACCAGCCGAGAATGCACTATTTACGCAAATCGTCCCCGGTTCTGTCGTGTAGAGCCAGAAATATTTCAGGATATGTACGAAATTGAGCCAGAAGAACTTGACGATTTTGCCATTGACTGCTGTCGTCAGCAAATAGAGGGAGTTTATGGCGATCGCAGTTTGGAAATTCTCCGCTTCGACAAAGCCGTTGGTTTTTAGGGGACAGGTGGGGACACCCATCCCACAAGAAAATTTGGAATGTTTTTTGATTTGTCAGTCCCTAAAGCTCTTTGGAAAAGCGATAAATCGCGTCTCTACAATATAGTTTTGGGTTGATTTTCAGCTAAAACACATCTATTTTGCATATTCAGATTTACTGAATGTCTTGTGGGATGGGCATCTTGCCCGTCCTCATGGCGATCGCATCTCAAAATCTGCAAATAGCTGATGATGGCAAAATCATCGTTGCTGACCTCTGCTATATAAAACATAGACAAAACTAGACTTTACTTTCTACTTCAACGGGAGCATGGGAGCAGTTATCCCTCAGTAGACTTTCACGCCTTAGCCAGACGCGATTGTGTTCCAATTAAGTTTCTGAAAAAGACTACCACCATCATTGCTTGGTTTTCGCGTCGGCAATAGTCTCAATTCAATACTTGATATCACCGTATTATATATCAAGTAG
The window above is part of the Nodularia spumigena CCY9414 genome. Proteins encoded here:
- the psb30 gene encoding photosystem II reaction center protein Ycf12/Psb30 — translated: MFDTLSNLNWEVIFQLVSVGLILIAGPLVIAVLAFRNGNM
- a CDS encoding single-stranded-DNA-specific exonuclease RecJ, whose product is MLDQSFPKPRTPHQGLPNQRWEIYPQQPEFAQNLAMMTNVSPIISQLLINRGITTPEAAQGFLNPESLILPSPLEEFPDLAMSVELLQQAIASQAKIAICGDYDADGMTSTALLLRSLRSLGAQVDYAIPSRMHDGYGINKRIVEEFHSEGVELILTVDNGISAYEPIARARELGLNVIVTDHHDIPPKLPPANAILNPKLIAESSPYRGVAGVGVAYILAVSLAQQLGEIKGLVQPMLALFTLGTIADLAPLTGVNRRWVKRGLKHLPKSNLPGIKALIQVAGLQVREEAGSREQGAGEQGSREQGSREQGARKPSASSAKSLKPEDIGFRLGPRINAIGRIGDPQTVIELLTTDDMAIALDRAMQCELTNTSRQQMCEEIEQEAIAYVEAEFVSELPKDRVLVVIKPNWHHGVIGIVASRLVERYGVPVFIGTYEDEGHIRGSARGIPEFNVFEALQYCHDLLGKFGGHKAAGGFSFPAANLEILRSRLCEFANQCLELQHLKPLLRIDAEADFNQLNQPLYQQINALHPCGMENPDPLFWTSGVQVIEQKIVGKGNIKLTLSQTIHDQQYKIKAIAWRWGDYFPLPPRIDIAYKLRENHFNGNTTIELELLGARLANDHLSQQAINSQRLPISDLFNQSSASPLKTNFEYKQRNYTCGIYQNDVLPELRIKNPEGKILVMQPGRTIGLLGNNRQDSKEIDISQPQYDNIIQAALQVLSALSPEL
- a CDS encoding YkgJ family cysteine cluster protein gives rise to the protein MANWQCVKQCGACCNLDPAERPDLAEYLSPAELELYLSMVGEGGWCVNFDHTSRECTIYANRPRFCRVEPEIFQDMYEIEPEELDDFAIDCCRQQIEGVYGDRSLEILRFDKAVGF